A single region of the Streptomyces sp. NBC_01262 genome encodes:
- a CDS encoding serine/threonine-protein kinase, translating to MASDGGAAVFGGGGFAGTIAGRYRITGRLGRGGMGTVWRAEDELLGRQVAVKELLLDEDLPDEQRLARGERALREARTVARIKHAHVVVVHDVVEQDGRPWIVMELVDGRSLAEILAKDGPVEPREAARIGAAVTSAVRAAHAHDVLHRDIKPANVLIENGTGRVVLTDFGIARMLGTTTLTEKGEFVGSPEYCAPERMSGQEPGPQSDLWSVGVLLCAAVRGQSPFRRESLGGVLHAVVFDEIRPPEQLGPLLPVVTALLERDPERRLGAAEAEERLRGCAEPQDALFAHAAPTRQADVRMPPPAPAKPWRRRARLVLASLAVVAAGGLAAGLLAHNQGGQAEQAATSPSTTASQPASRATAGAIAKTPSPSPTPTPTPTPSGTATTAVPKGYRLVTDPKGFSLAVPDGFTRSYVPPRVFYFSSGEVFRLGIRTSAPGPGGPLAVMTAQHTAGPGTYKGYRDGFVTPVTQQGNPAALWEFTWDGFGDGGGARRTYDLCWTEDGRQYDVWVSSPVAKAEQGREYFDTARDTFRPTP from the coding sequence ATGGCAAGTGACGGGGGCGCCGCGGTGTTCGGCGGCGGGGGATTCGCCGGGACCATAGCCGGTCGCTACCGGATCACCGGGCGGCTGGGCCGCGGCGGTATGGGCACCGTATGGCGGGCCGAGGACGAGCTGCTGGGCCGTCAGGTCGCGGTCAAGGAGCTGCTCCTGGACGAGGACCTGCCGGACGAGCAGCGGCTGGCACGCGGCGAGCGCGCGCTGCGCGAGGCGCGCACGGTGGCGCGGATCAAGCATGCGCATGTGGTCGTTGTGCACGATGTCGTGGAGCAGGACGGCCGTCCCTGGATCGTGATGGAGCTCGTCGACGGCCGCTCGCTGGCCGAGATCCTCGCGAAGGACGGTCCCGTCGAACCTCGCGAGGCGGCCCGGATCGGTGCCGCGGTCACCAGCGCGGTGCGCGCCGCGCATGCGCATGACGTACTGCACCGGGACATCAAGCCCGCCAACGTACTGATCGAGAACGGCACCGGACGGGTCGTGCTCACCGACTTCGGCATCGCCCGCATGCTGGGCACGACGACCCTCACCGAGAAGGGTGAGTTCGTCGGCTCGCCCGAATACTGCGCCCCGGAGCGGATGTCGGGGCAGGAGCCCGGACCGCAGTCCGACCTGTGGTCGGTGGGCGTGCTGCTGTGCGCGGCCGTACGCGGTCAGTCGCCGTTCCGCCGCGAGTCGCTGGGCGGGGTGCTGCACGCCGTGGTCTTCGACGAGATTCGGCCGCCCGAGCAGCTCGGGCCGCTGCTGCCCGTGGTGACCGCGCTGCTGGAGCGCGACCCGGAGCGCCGCCTCGGCGCGGCCGAGGCGGAGGAGCGGCTGCGCGGCTGCGCGGAGCCGCAGGACGCCCTCTTCGCTCACGCGGCGCCGACCCGGCAGGCCGACGTGCGCATGCCGCCTCCCGCTCCCGCGAAGCCATGGCGCCGCCGTGCGCGGCTTGTTCTCGCCTCGCTGGCCGTCGTCGCGGCGGGCGGCCTCGCAGCCGGCCTGCTCGCGCACAACCAGGGCGGTCAGGCCGAGCAGGCCGCGACATCGCCGAGCACCACCGCGTCCCAACCCGCGTCCAGGGCCACCGCCGGCGCGATCGCGAAGACCCCGTCCCCGTCCCCTACCCCCACACCCACCCCCACGCCGAGCGGGACCGCCACGACGGCCGTTCCGAAGGGCTACCGCCTCGTCACCGACCCCAAGGGCTTCTCGCTCGCCGTGCCCGACGGCTTCACCCGCTCCTACGTGCCGCCCCGGGTCTTCTACTTCTCCTCCGGCGAGGTATTCCGCCTGGGCATCCGCACCTCCGCTCCCGGCCCCGGCGGTCCGCTCGCCGTCATGACGGCGCAGCACACGGCCGGCCCTGGCACGTACAAGGGCTACCGGGACGGATTCGTCACCCCGGTCACCCAGCAGGGGAATCCGGCCGCCCTGTGGGAGTTCACCTGGGACGGCTTCGGGGACGGCGGCGGCGCCCGGCGCACGTACGACCTGTGCTGGACCGAGGACGGCAGGCAGTACGACGTGTGGGTGTCCTCGCCGGTGGCGAAGGCCGAACAGGGGCGCGAATACTTCGACACGGCCCGCGATACATTCCGGCCGACCCCGTGA
- a CDS encoding serine/threonine-protein kinase gives MGQGQGQGGDRTDGGGTDGRLVAGRYRLGAVLGKGGMGTVWRALDETLGRTVAVKELRFPHNIDEDDKRRLITRTLREANAAARIRNTGAVTVFDVVEEDDRPWIVMELVEGRSLSDAIREDGPLTPKRAAEVGLTVLDVLKAAHKEGILHRDVKPSNVLIADDGRVVLSDFGIAQIDGDPSVTSTGMLVGAPSYISPERARGQKPGPPADLWSLGALLYASVEGRPPYDRGSAIATLTAVMTEPLKEPVNAGPLADAIHGLLIKDPAHRLDDDTVRPLLTGIVNAPDLPVEPAADVTRAIPLAVDPQPVPTDAPPATRKAVADQARVRSALRAVRKTKPAPEPGPEPLPAQAPVESDGRRRRALVIVAIAVALAVLGTVIGFYLAATGGDNDEGSKKPVVKSTRSASLDAGKNTAAASESESGSAAASASATASSYVSASASGASTSIPAGYSTYSSGEGFSIALPDGWKHVGGYGGSSAGGAKFSAGSATSVPRVQVDWTRTPGKSAAAAWRTSAKTASSRFSGYQQISIKTIEWRGYRTVADWEFRYTSGGTTMRAVNRGFVTDSTHGYAIFFIAPDADWNSVKIKKMRKTFFDTFKPAK, from the coding sequence ATGGGCCAGGGCCAGGGGCAGGGCGGGGACCGTACGGACGGCGGCGGGACCGACGGGCGTCTGGTCGCCGGGCGCTACCGGCTCGGCGCCGTCCTCGGCAAGGGCGGCATGGGCACGGTGTGGCGGGCTCTCGACGAGACCCTGGGCCGCACCGTCGCGGTGAAGGAGCTGCGCTTTCCGCACAACATCGACGAGGACGACAAGCGACGGCTCATCACGCGCACGCTGCGCGAGGCGAATGCGGCCGCCCGGATCCGCAACACCGGCGCGGTGACGGTCTTCGACGTCGTCGAGGAGGACGACCGGCCCTGGATCGTGATGGAGCTGGTCGAGGGCCGCTCGCTGTCCGACGCGATACGTGAGGACGGACCGCTCACCCCCAAGCGCGCCGCCGAGGTCGGGCTGACCGTCCTCGACGTCCTCAAGGCCGCGCACAAGGAGGGCATCCTCCACCGCGACGTGAAGCCGTCCAATGTCCTGATCGCCGACGACGGCCGCGTCGTGCTCAGCGACTTCGGCATCGCGCAGATCGACGGCGACCCGTCCGTCACCTCCACCGGCATGCTCGTCGGCGCGCCCTCCTACATCTCGCCCGAGCGCGCCCGTGGCCAAAAGCCCGGCCCGCCCGCCGACCTGTGGTCGCTGGGCGCGCTGCTGTACGCCTCCGTCGAGGGCCGGCCGCCGTACGACCGGGGCTCGGCCATCGCGACGCTGACCGCGGTCATGACCGAGCCGCTCAAGGAGCCGGTCAACGCCGGCCCGCTCGCCGACGCCATCCACGGCCTGCTCATCAAGGACCCCGCGCACCGCCTCGACGACGACACCGTACGGCCCCTGCTGACCGGGATCGTCAACGCGCCGGACCTCCCCGTCGAACCGGCCGCCGACGTGACCCGCGCCATCCCGCTGGCCGTCGACCCGCAGCCCGTCCCGACCGACGCCCCGCCCGCCACGCGCAAGGCGGTCGCCGACCAGGCGCGGGTGCGCAGCGCGCTGCGGGCCGTACGGAAGACCAAGCCGGCGCCGGAGCCGGGGCCCGAACCCCTGCCTGCGCAGGCGCCGGTCGAATCCGACGGGCGCAGGCGGCGCGCGCTGGTGATCGTGGCGATCGCGGTCGCACTCGCCGTCCTGGGGACGGTCATAGGCTTCTACCTGGCCGCGACCGGCGGCGACAACGACGAGGGCAGCAAGAAGCCGGTGGTGAAGTCCACCCGGTCCGCCTCCCTCGATGCGGGGAAGAACACCGCCGCCGCTTCGGAGTCGGAGTCCGGGTCCGCTGCCGCCTCCGCTTCGGCCACCGCCTCGTCGTACGTCTCGGCCTCCGCCTCGGGCGCCTCGACCTCCATACCCGCCGGCTACAGCACGTACAGCAGCGGCGAGGGTTTCTCCATTGCCCTGCCCGACGGCTGGAAGCACGTGGGCGGCTACGGCGGCAGCAGCGCCGGCGGCGCGAAGTTCAGCGCCGGGAGCGCCACCAGCGTCCCCCGTGTGCAGGTGGACTGGACGCGGACCCCCGGCAAGAGCGCGGCGGCGGCCTGGCGGACGTCGGCGAAGACCGCGTCGAGCCGGTTCAGCGGCTACCAGCAGATCTCCATCAAGACGATCGAGTGGCGCGGCTACCGCACGGTGGCCGACTGGGAGTTCAGGTACACCTCGGGCGGCACGACGATGCGGGCGGTCAACCGCGGCTTTGTCACCGATTCGACCCACGGTTACGCGATCTTCTTCATAGCGCCCGACGCGGACTGGAACAGCGTGAAGATCAAGAAGATGCGGAAGACTTTCTTCGACACCTTCAAACCGGCCAAGTGA
- a CDS encoding serine/threonine-protein kinase — MAGRYRLVECIGRGGMGTVWRAEDELLGRQVAVKKLHAPHAHEDEMATLFERTRREARSAARISHPNVVVVHDVVEDEGVPAIVMEYVPATDLGDLIKKNGPVGPAEAARIGRGMIAALRAAHAAGVLHRDVKPGNVLLAANGRVVLTDFGIAQASGTSTLTRTGELIGSIDFLSPERLTGGAVPGPEADLWALGATLYQAVEGRSPFRRDTPIETAYAIAADEVPTARNAGALAPVIAGLLVRDPGLRMSAEEAERRLRGPAAEPETESVLRNDVAQARQEPPAARTPTPAPTPAHTATTAAHTLPSARRRGRAALWLTAAVAVVAVAAGGTYLATRPSGGEASASTSQSPSASASASASPSPTATDSASPSIAPVPAGYHLADETDRGYSVPVPDGWTRQADDNGDVDFIDPTKMVDLKVSAMEFAGTSPIQGWQELEPQTQKQVGDTYHRLRMNATRWRDQPAAIWEFTWQGKTRTWHAIDLGFGEEGGTAYAIYLSAPDDQWATYKPVFDNAVAGIRITD, encoded by the coding sequence GTGGCCGGGAGATACCGGCTCGTCGAGTGCATAGGCCGCGGCGGCATGGGCACGGTGTGGCGCGCCGAGGACGAACTGCTGGGCCGGCAGGTCGCGGTGAAGAAGCTGCACGCGCCGCACGCGCACGAGGACGAAATGGCGACCCTCTTCGAGCGCACCCGCCGCGAGGCCCGCTCGGCGGCCCGGATCAGCCACCCGAACGTGGTCGTGGTCCACGACGTCGTGGAGGACGAGGGCGTGCCGGCCATCGTCATGGAGTACGTGCCGGCCACGGATCTCGGCGATCTGATCAAGAAGAACGGCCCGGTCGGCCCCGCCGAGGCGGCCCGGATCGGCCGCGGCATGATCGCCGCGCTCCGGGCCGCCCACGCCGCGGGCGTGCTCCACCGCGACGTCAAGCCGGGAAACGTGCTGCTCGCCGCCAACGGCCGCGTCGTGCTCACGGACTTCGGCATCGCGCAGGCCTCGGGGACGTCCACGCTCACCCGCACCGGTGAACTGATCGGCTCGATCGACTTCCTGTCCCCGGAACGCCTCACCGGCGGCGCAGTGCCCGGCCCGGAGGCGGACCTGTGGGCGCTGGGGGCGACGCTGTACCAGGCGGTGGAGGGCAGGTCGCCGTTCCGCCGGGACACGCCGATCGAGACGGCGTACGCGATCGCGGCCGACGAGGTGCCGACCGCGCGCAACGCGGGCGCGCTCGCACCGGTGATCGCCGGGCTGCTCGTACGCGACCCGGGCCTGCGCATGTCGGCGGAGGAGGCCGAGCGGCGGCTGCGGGGCCCGGCGGCGGAGCCGGAGACGGAATCTGTGCTCAGGAACGATGTCGCGCAGGCCCGGCAGGAGCCGCCCGCCGCGCGCACCCCTACCCCCGCCCCCACGCCCGCGCACACGGCCACGACGGCCGCGCACACACTGCCGTCCGCGCGCAGGCGAGGCCGCGCCGCCCTCTGGCTCACCGCGGCCGTCGCCGTCGTGGCGGTCGCGGCCGGCGGGACGTATCTGGCGACCCGGCCCAGCGGCGGCGAAGCGTCGGCGTCCACCTCGCAGTCCCCGTCCGCGTCCGCCTCCGCCTCCGCTTCTCCCTCCCCGACGGCGACCGATTCCGCGTCCCCCTCCATCGCCCCCGTGCCCGCCGGCTATCACCTGGCGGACGAAACCGACCGCGGCTACTCGGTCCCCGTCCCCGACGGCTGGACCCGACAGGCCGACGACAACGGCGATGTCGACTTCATCGACCCCACCAAAATGGTCGATCTCAAGGTGAGCGCCATGGAGTTCGCCGGAACGAGCCCCATTCAGGGCTGGCAGGAACTCGAACCGCAGACCCAGAAACAGGTCGGTGACACCTACCACCGGCTGCGGATGAACGCGACCCGCTGGCGTGACCAGCCCGCCGCCATCTGGGAGTTCACCTGGCAGGGCAAGACCCGCACCTGGCACGCCATCGACCTGGGATTCGGCGAGGAGGGCGGCACGGCCTACGCGATCTATCTCTCCGCTCCGGACGACCAATGGGCCACGTACAAGCCGGTCTTCGACAACGCCGTCGCCGGAATCCGGATCACCGACTAG
- a CDS encoding succinic semialdehyde dehydrogenase — MTDTLTGGNPVAPAGSRTAADVVTPDLVARLTRGVVGSGRTANHTPLTGKKLADLPEATPQDVAAAYEKARKAQKAWAATSPRQRAAVLLRFHDLVMARQAEVLDLLQLETGKVRLHAHEEVQLVAVTARHYGTKAPAYLRPKRHTGAIPVLTKVTELRQPKGVIGFIVPWNYPLALSAGDALPAFAAGNAVVMKPDTETALTVLWAREQLIEAGLPEDVWQVVIGEGPVVGPAVVDHADYVSFTGSSRTGRDVALRAASRLIGASLELGGKNAMLVLKDADLDKAAECAVRACFSSAGQLCESIERLYVDETVAGAFLDKFAARTRALKLGTALAYGAGMGSLAGDRQLETVTRHVDDAVAKGAKVLAGGRPRPDVGPFFYEPTILDGVEAPMAVCDEETFGPVVSVYRFATEDEAVDRANDTPYGLNAAVWTKDTRRGARIAARLHSGTVNVNEGYASAYGSIQSPLGGMGESGLGRRNGSEGILKYTEAQTVATQRLLPLAPSLGMNDEQYAAFMSRSLRAMKAFRLR, encoded by the coding sequence ATGACGGACACCTTGACTGGCGGTAACCCAGTGGCCCCCGCCGGGAGCCGTACGGCGGCCGACGTGGTCACCCCGGACCTGGTAGCGCGGCTCACCCGCGGTGTGGTCGGCAGCGGCCGTACCGCGAACCACACCCCGCTGACCGGCAAGAAGCTGGCGGACCTGCCGGAGGCGACGCCGCAGGACGTGGCGGCGGCGTACGAGAAGGCCAGGAAGGCACAGAAGGCCTGGGCGGCGACGTCCCCCCGGCAGCGGGCGGCCGTACTGCTGCGGTTCCACGACCTCGTCATGGCCCGCCAGGCCGAGGTGCTGGACCTGCTCCAGCTGGAGACGGGCAAGGTAAGGCTGCATGCGCATGAAGAGGTGCAGCTGGTCGCCGTCACCGCCCGCCACTACGGCACGAAGGCGCCCGCCTATCTGCGGCCCAAGCGCCACACGGGCGCCATCCCCGTCCTGACCAAGGTCACCGAGCTGCGCCAGCCCAAGGGCGTCATCGGCTTCATCGTGCCCTGGAACTACCCCCTCGCGCTGTCCGCCGGTGACGCGCTGCCCGCCTTCGCCGCGGGCAACGCCGTCGTCATGAAGCCCGACACCGAGACCGCCCTCACCGTGCTGTGGGCCCGCGAGCAGCTCATCGAGGCCGGGCTGCCCGAGGACGTCTGGCAGGTCGTCATCGGCGAGGGCCCGGTCGTCGGCCCGGCCGTGGTCGACCACGCCGACTACGTCTCCTTCACCGGCTCCTCCCGCACCGGCCGCGACGTCGCCCTCCGCGCCGCCTCCCGGCTCATCGGCGCCTCCCTCGAACTCGGCGGCAAGAACGCCATGCTCGTCCTCAAGGACGCCGACCTCGACAAGGCCGCCGAGTGCGCCGTCCGCGCCTGCTTCAGCTCCGCCGGCCAGCTCTGCGAGTCCATCGAGCGCCTCTACGTCGACGAGACGGTGGCCGGCGCCTTCCTCGACAAGTTCGCCGCCCGCACCCGGGCCCTCAAGCTCGGCACCGCCCTCGCCTACGGCGCCGGCATGGGCTCCCTCGCCGGTGACCGCCAGCTCGAAACCGTCACCCGCCACGTCGACGACGCGGTCGCCAAGGGCGCCAAGGTCCTCGCCGGCGGCCGCCCCCGCCCCGACGTCGGCCCCTTCTTCTACGAGCCCACGATCCTGGACGGCGTCGAGGCCCCCATGGCCGTCTGCGACGAGGAGACCTTCGGCCCCGTCGTCTCCGTCTACCGCTTCGCCACCGAGGACGAGGCCGTCGACCGCGCCAACGACACCCCCTACGGCCTCAACGCGGCCGTCTGGACCAAGGACACCCGCCGCGGCGCCCGCATCGCCGCCCGCCTGCACTCCGGCACCGTCAACGTCAACGAGGGCTACGCCTCCGCCTACGGCAGCATCCAGTCCCCGCTCGGCGGCATGGGCGAATCCGGCCTCGGCCGCCGCAACGGCTCCGAGGGCATCCTGAAGTACACCGAGGCCCAGACCGTGGCCACCCAGCGCCTGCTTCCCCTGGCGCCCTCGCTCGGCATGAACGACGAGCAGTACGCCGCCTTTATGAGCCGTTCGCTTCGCGCGATGAAAGCCTTCCGGCTGCGCTGA
- a CDS encoding protein kinase yields MDDYAGRVLADRYRLPRPPADEYELVETRAFDTYSGQEVLVRQVLLPEVVGGEPGDEDAGSDSAHRALEAARAAAAIPDHPRLVQVFDIFVDGGSLWIVSELVSARPLAALLADKRLSPYRAAEVGSDVLTALLALHAHGWTHRNVTAGTVLVCDDGRAMLSGLAAGAAQEALCGYNPVPVHVLAGAPGDADEWAGPDSALELERARQARITVVGPVTERWAPEQATPVHENWQLAPPVGPAADLWALGSLLYRSVQGHPPFPEENTAELVQLVCAEPPAFAEDSGAMRPIVESLLRQDPAERPDFEELRGWLRSLVRSAPEPDLGLQTVPVPADDPHKLPIVRRRGELVRKRKPGSAPSAEPVPLHPSHGRHKRAKAAKARSSRGPRSLGLTLLLGVALLLVAAVAYAVLFLPGNSTGTNGAGGTGNASQTLPAKLPGSGNGSSKPTPTPTPSATAPKTSAAPSTSAPANTPTATDLGSDFKLRTDPEGFTVAVPTGWTRHGKNSKGQVIYTGGGLQLIIVPGRDSVADFGSDPIAYQSDGEAELDAFHSSDWSSAFGVRSLDLNGVSAAEGEYTYRESSGREVYAANLAMLRGGKYHVVMIIGPTSQTSDIKRDFDKAAETYSTSG; encoded by the coding sequence GTGGACGACTACGCGGGACGGGTACTCGCCGACCGCTACCGCCTGCCCAGGCCCCCGGCCGACGAGTACGAGCTGGTCGAGACCCGTGCGTTCGACACGTACAGCGGGCAGGAGGTCCTCGTCCGGCAGGTGCTCCTCCCGGAGGTCGTCGGCGGCGAGCCGGGCGACGAGGACGCGGGCAGTGACAGCGCGCACCGGGCGCTGGAGGCGGCACGAGCGGCCGCCGCGATACCCGATCATCCGCGACTGGTCCAGGTCTTCGACATATTCGTCGACGGCGGCAGCCTGTGGATCGTCAGCGAACTGGTGTCCGCCCGCCCGCTGGCCGCGCTGCTGGCCGACAAGCGGCTCAGCCCCTACCGCGCCGCCGAGGTCGGCTCCGACGTGCTCACCGCGCTGCTCGCGCTGCACGCGCACGGCTGGACGCACCGCAATGTCACCGCCGGCACCGTGCTGGTCTGCGACGACGGCCGTGCCATGCTCTCCGGGCTCGCGGCCGGCGCCGCGCAGGAAGCGCTGTGCGGCTACAACCCGGTGCCCGTGCACGTCCTGGCCGGCGCGCCCGGTGACGCCGACGAGTGGGCGGGCCCCGACAGCGCGCTGGAGCTGGAACGCGCGCGGCAGGCCCGCATCACGGTCGTCGGCCCGGTCACCGAGCGCTGGGCGCCCGAACAGGCCACGCCCGTCCACGAGAACTGGCAGCTGGCCCCGCCGGTCGGCCCGGCCGCCGACCTGTGGGCGCTCGGCTCACTGCTCTACCGCAGCGTCCAGGGCCATCCGCCCTTCCCCGAGGAGAACACCGCCGAACTGGTCCAGCTGGTCTGCGCCGAACCGCCCGCCTTCGCCGAGGACAGCGGGGCCATGCGGCCCATCGTCGAGTCGCTGCTGCGCCAGGACCCCGCCGAGCGCCCCGACTTCGAGGAGCTGCGCGGCTGGCTGCGCTCGCTGGTCCGCTCCGCCCCCGAGCCCGACCTCGGCCTGCAGACCGTGCCGGTGCCGGCGGACGACCCGCACAAGCTGCCGATCGTACGCCGCCGGGGCGAGCTGGTCCGCAAGCGCAAGCCCGGCTCCGCCCCCTCCGCCGAGCCGGTGCCCCTGCACCCCTCCCACGGCCGCCACAAGCGCGCCAAGGCCGCGAAGGCCCGCTCCTCGCGCGGCCCCCGCAGCCTGGGCCTGACGCTGCTGCTGGGCGTCGCCCTGCTGCTGGTCGCGGCCGTGGCGTACGCCGTGCTCTTCCTGCCGGGCAACAGCACTGGCACCAACGGCGCCGGGGGCACGGGCAACGCCTCGCAGACCCTCCCGGCGAAGCTCCCCGGCTCGGGCAACGGCTCGTCGAAGCCGACGCCCACCCCGACCCCGTCGGCCACGGCCCCGAAGACGAGCGCCGCCCCCAGCACCAGCGCGCCCGCCAACACCCCCACCGCCACCGACCTCGGCAGCGACTTCAAGCTCCGCACCGACCCCGAGGGCTTCACCGTCGCCGTCCCCACCGGCTGGACGCGGCACGGCAAGAACTCCAAGGGACAGGTCATCTACACCGGCGGCGGCCTCCAGCTCATCATCGTCCCCGGCCGCGACTCCGTCGCCGACTTCGGCAGCGACCCGATCGCCTACCAGTCCGACGGCGAGGCCGAGCTGGACGCCTTCCACTCCTCCGACTGGTCCTCCGCGTTCGGCGTGCGCAGCCTCGACCTGAACGGCGTCTCCGCCGCCGAGGGCGAGTACACCTACCGCGAGTCGAGCGGCCGTGAGGTCTACGCCGCCAACCTCGCGATGCTGCGCGGCGGCAAGTACCACGTCGTGATGATCATCGGCCCGACCTCGCAGACCTCCGACATCAAGCGCGACTTCGACAAAGCGGCCGAAACCTACAGCACTTCGGGTTGA
- a CDS encoding glycerol-3-phosphate dehydrogenase/oxidase: protein MRTAKLGPAERAAALARMAETELDILVVGGGVVGAGTALDSATRGLSTGIVEARDWASGTSSRSSKLIHGGLRYLEMLDFALVREALKERGLLTQRLAPHLVKPVPFLYPLQHRGWERLYAGSGVALYDTMALTSGHGRGLPHHRHLSRRRALRIAPSLRKDSLVGALQYYDAQMDDARYVATLVKTAVAYGAQAANRARVVGFLREGERVVGARVQDVEGGGEYEVRARQVVNATGVWTDDTQALIGERGQFHVRASKGIHLVVPKDRIHSTSGLILRTEKSVLFVIPWGRHWIIGTTDTDWDLDKAHPAASSADIDYLLEHVNSVLAVPLTRDDVEGVYAGLRPLLAGESEATSKLSREHTVAHPVPGLVVVAGGKYTTYRVMAKDAVDEAVHALDHRVAECCTEDIPLAGAEGYHALWNARARIAARAGLHVARIEHLLNRYGSLAEEVLQLIADDASLGEPLAHAEDYLRAEVVYAASHEGARHLDDVLTRRTRISIETFDRGTRSAREAAELMAPVLGWEKEHTEKEIEHYEKRVEAERESQRQPDDLTADAARLGAPDIVPL from the coding sequence ATGCGTACGGCGAAACTCGGACCGGCGGAGCGGGCGGCCGCGCTCGCACGGATGGCGGAGACAGAGCTCGACATTCTTGTCGTCGGAGGTGGCGTCGTCGGCGCCGGCACCGCCCTCGACTCGGCCACCCGGGGCCTGTCCACCGGGATCGTCGAGGCCCGCGACTGGGCCTCCGGCACCTCCAGCCGCTCCAGCAAGCTCATCCACGGCGGCCTGCGCTACCTCGAAATGCTCGACTTCGCACTGGTGAGAGAGGCCCTCAAGGAGCGCGGCCTGCTCACCCAGCGGCTCGCCCCCCACCTGGTCAAGCCCGTGCCCTTCCTCTACCCCCTCCAGCACCGCGGCTGGGAGCGGCTCTACGCGGGCTCCGGCGTCGCCCTCTACGACACCATGGCCCTGACCTCCGGCCACGGCCGCGGCCTTCCCCACCACCGCCACCTCTCCCGCCGGCGCGCTCTGCGCATCGCGCCCAGCCTCAGGAAGGACTCCCTGGTCGGCGCCCTGCAGTACTACGACGCCCAGATGGACGACGCCCGCTATGTCGCCACCCTGGTCAAGACCGCCGTCGCCTACGGCGCCCAGGCAGCCAACCGCGCGCGGGTCGTGGGCTTCCTGCGCGAGGGCGAGCGGGTGGTCGGCGCGCGCGTGCAGGACGTCGAGGGCGGCGGCGAGTACGAGGTCCGCGCCCGGCAGGTCGTCAACGCCACGGGCGTGTGGACCGACGACACCCAGGCGCTCATCGGCGAGCGCGGCCAGTTCCACGTACGCGCCTCCAAGGGCATCCACCTCGTCGTCCCCAAGGACCGCATCCACTCCACGTCCGGGCTCATCCTGCGCACCGAGAAGAGCGTCCTGTTCGTCATCCCCTGGGGCCGGCACTGGATCATCGGCACCACCGACACCGACTGGGACCTGGACAAGGCGCACCCCGCCGCGTCCAGCGCCGACATCGACTACCTCCTGGAACACGTCAACTCCGTCCTCGCCGTCCCCCTGACCAGGGACGACGTCGAGGGCGTCTACGCGGGGCTGCGCCCGCTGCTCGCCGGCGAGTCCGAGGCCACCAGCAAGCTGTCCCGCGAGCACACCGTCGCCCACCCCGTGCCGGGGCTCGTGGTCGTCGCCGGCGGCAAGTACACGACCTACCGCGTCATGGCCAAGGACGCCGTGGACGAGGCCGTACACGCCCTCGACCACCGGGTGGCGGAATGCTGCACCGAGGACATCCCGCTCGCCGGCGCGGAGGGCTACCACGCCCTGTGGAACGCCCGCGCCCGCATCGCCGCCCGCGCCGGGCTGCACGTCGCGCGCATCGAGCACCTGCTCAACCGCTACGGCTCCCTCGCCGAGGAAGTCCTGCAGCTCATCGCCGACGATGCCTCCCTCGGCGAGCCCCTCGCCCACGCCGAGGACTATCTGCGCGCCGAGGTCGTCTACGCGGCCTCCCACGAGGGCGCCCGGCACCTCGACGACGTCCTCACGCGCCGCACGCGCATCTCGATCGAGACCTTCGACCGCGGCACGCGCAGCGCGAGGGAGGCGGCAGAGCTGATGGCCCCCGTCCTCGGCTGGGAGAAGGAGCACACCGAGAAGGAGATCGAGCACTACGAGAAGCGGGTCGAGGCCGAGCGCGAGTCCCAGCGCCAGCCGGACGACCTCACGGCCGACGCGGCACGTCTGGGGGCGCCCGACATCGTCCCGCTGTGA